A genomic stretch from Mycosarcoma maydis chromosome 3, whole genome shotgun sequence includes:
- a CDS encoding putative replication licensing factor MCM4 has protein sequence MSTPGGPPSDAEMRDAEQRTPLAPAAFSNRNSTGASSPLAFPSSSPLKSQASSARAPQSSLGASSPLHFPTSSPSARTSRGQRTPLASARRSRNAENRLPSSSSAFSRLDEPLFFPSSGGSTPRHQRRGEIHSSIALSSPSLTRRNRADPSSQPQGAPTRSSSVFGGSQTAIDGHKASDAHSDALSFSQHGVTSDAAGPGQDGVSKVIWGTNVSIGETMEMFRSFLRGFRLKYRWAHAKKLGEPLPSAATSNPAEGERLVYEGYLRRMRITDQTNLNLRISDLEAYPPSKRLKMQLIRYPQEMVPIMDQVLKDEMLEMAYEDQKEARDGMGGDMGLAEIELMETKLYKVRPYGVEAINMRELNPSDIDKLVTVRGLVIRATPIIPEMKQAFFRCLVCNHTVPVEIDRGRIAEPDRCPRQVCNLQGSMSLIHNRCEFSDRQVVRIQETPDVVPDGQTPHTVSMCAYDELVDVSKPGDRVEITGIFRSTPVRVNPRQRSLKSLYKTFVDILHIKRTNAKRLGVDLSTRDASEQAAGPGAQAVGVGGEEEDEDVEVQSSHANDADDANVPRSQDLEDKLRSIAQRPDVYDVLSRSLAPSIYEMDDVKKGILLQLFGGTNKTISTGGGGGGPRYRGDINVLMVGDPGIAKSQILQYVHKIAPRGVYASGKGSSAVGLTAYVTRDPDTKQLVLESGALVLSDGGVCCIDEFDKMSEATRSVLHEVMEQQTLSIAKAGIITTLNARASILAAANPTGSRYNVNLPITKNIDLPPTLISRFDLVYLVLDKIDEANDRRLARHLVSLYLEDKPDTGGKDVLPIETLTAYISYARNRLQPILTKEAGDALAARYVELRKVGEDPRNAERRITATTRQLESMIRLSEAHARMRFADEVIVDDVEEAARLIREAAKSSATDPRTGLIDLDLINTGRSYHQRKLAGDLRREFLQLLDEMGSVSGRATSPSGPSSTQPTKAVRYVDLAKALNDQSSVPVDQNDLHELVRTLESEGVIKTAGDRERRTVRRISA, from the exons ATGTCGACCCCCGGCGGCCCACCTAGCGATGCAGAGATGCGCGACGCTGAGCAGCGCACCCCCCTTGCTCCAGCAGCTTTTTCGAATCGCAACTCAACAGGCGCATCGTCGCCACTTGCATTCCCTTCGAGCAGCCCACTGAAAAGCCAAGCTTCGAGCGCAAGAGCACCACAGAGCTCACTAGGAG CTTCGTCGCCATTACACTTCCCCACttcatcgccatcggcaAGAACCTCGAGGGGCCAGAGGACGCCTCTTGCTTCAGCACGACGCAGCCGAAATGCAGAAAATCGTTTGCcttcaagcagcagcgccttCAGTCGACTCGATGAGCCACTCTTCTTTCCTAGCTCTGGCGGCAGCACCCCACGCCATCAACGTCGTGGTGAAATTCACTCTTCGATCGCCCTCTCCTCCCCTTCATTGACGAGAAGGAATCGAGCAGACCCCTCCAGTCAGCCACAAGGTGCGCCGACTCGTTCCTCGTCGGTTTTCGGTGGCAGTCAGACTGCCATTGATGGTCACAAAGCATCCGATGCTCACAGCGATGCTTTGAGCTTTTCGCAGCATGGCGTCACCAGTGATGCCGCCGGCCCAGGTCAGGACGGTGTCTCCAAGGTCATCTGGGGCACCAATGTTTCCATCGGCGAGACTATGGAGATGTTCCGTTCCTTCCTTCGTGGCTTTCGTCTCAAGTACAGGTGGGCCCATGCCAAGAAACTCGGCGAACCACTTCCCTCGGCTGCCACCAGCAATCCGGCGGAAGGCGAACGTCTCGTCTACGAAGGCTATCTCCGTCGCATGAGGATCACCGACCAGACCAACCTGAACTTGCGCATCTCGGACCTCGAAGCCTACCCGCCCTCCAAGAGGCTCAAGATGCAACTCATTCGCTATCCACAGGAAATGGTTCCTATCATGGACCAGGTGCTCAAGGATGAGATGCTCGAAATGGCCTACGAAGACCAAAAAGAAGCGCGCGATGGCATGGGTGGCGACATGGGtctcgccgagatcgagctcatGGAGACCAAGCTCTACAAGGTTCGACCTTACGGCGTCGAGGCCATCAACATGCGCGAACTCAACCCGTCCGATATTGACAAGCTCGTAACCGTCCGTGGTCTCGTTATCCGAGCCACGCCCATTATTCCCGAGATGAAGCAGGCCTTTTTCCGATGCCTTGTCTGCAACCACACTGTACccgtcgagatcgaccgAGGTCGCATCGCCGAGCCTGACCGATGTCCGCGACAGGTATGCAACCTGCAGGGGTCTATGTCACTGATCCACAACCGCTGTGAGTTCTCTGATCGACAGGTTGTCCGTATTCAAGAAACGCCCGATGTGGTCCCCGACGGTCAAACGCCCCACACTGTCAGCATGTGCGCCTAcgatgagctcgtcgacgtaAGCAAGCCCGGTGATCGCGTCGAGATCACTGGTATCTTCCGCAGTACCCCAGTGCGCGTCAACCCGCGACAGCGTAGCCTAAAGAGTCTATACAAGACGTTTGTCGACATCCTGCACATCAAGCGCACCAACGCCAAGAGGCTCGGAGTCGATCTCTCGACGCGAGATGCCTCGGAGCAGGCTGCTGGTCCTGGCGCCCAGGCcgtcggcgttggtggcgaggaggaggatgaggatgtTGAGGTGCAGAGCAGCCATGCTAATGATGCCGATGACGCCAACGTACCTCGCAGCCAAGATCTTGAAGATAAGCTGCGCTCGATTGCCCAGCGACCAGATGTCTATGACGTTTTatcgcgcagcttggcgccCAGCATCTacgagatggacgacgTCAAAAAGGGGATTCTGTTGCAGCTCTTCGGAGGTACAAACAAGACGATCAGCACgggtggcggcggtggtggtccTCGATACCGAGGCGACATCAATGTGCTCATGGTTGGTGATCCCGGTATTGCCAAGAGTCAAATCCTGCAGTATGTGCACAAGATCGCGCCTCGTGGTGTCTACGCCTCGGGCAAAGGCTCTTCGGCCGTCGGTCTCACCGCTTACGTCACACGTGACCCGGAcaccaagcagcttgtGCTCGAGTCGGGTGCGCTTGTGCTTTCCGACGGCGGTGTCTGCTGTATTGACGAATTTGACAAGATGTCGGAAGCAACGCGAAGTGTGTTGCACGAAGTCatggagcagcagacgctCAGTATCGCCAAGGCAGGTATCATCACCACGCTCAATGCACGTGCCTCGATTCTGGCAGCTGCCAACCCGACAGGCTCTCGTTACAATGTCAACCTGCCCATCACTAAGAACATTGATTTGCCACCTACGCTCATCAGTCGATTCGACTTGGTCTACCTCGTactcgacaagatcgatgaGGCAAATGACCgccgcctcgctcgccaccTGGTCAGCCTTTACCTCGAAGACAAGCCAGACACGGGCGGCAAAGACGTGCTTCccatcgagacgctcaccGCCTACATTTCGTATGCACGCAACCGCCTTCAGCCCATTCTGACCAAGGAGGCGGGTGATGCGCTAGCTGCGCGCTACGTCGAACTGCGCAAAGTCGGCGAAGACCCACGTAATGCCGAGCGTCGAATTACGGCTACGACACGtcagctcgagtcgatgatCCGGCTGTCCGAAGCACATGCACGCATGCGCTTTGCTGACGAggtcatcgtcgacgacgtAGAGGAAGCCGCTCGTCTGATCCGCGAAGCAGCCAAATCATCGGCCACCGACCCGCGCACGGGTCTGATCGACCTGGATCTCATCAACACAGGTCGATCCTACCATCAGCGCAAACTCGCCGGCGACTTGCGACGCGAGttcctgcagctgctcgacgagatgggcaGCGTCTCGGGCAGAGCTACCTCTCCATCGGGTCCCTCGTCTACCCAACCAACTAAAGCGGTTCGATACGTCGACCTTGCAAAGGCCCTCAATGACCAATCGTCGGTGCCCGTGGATCAGAACGATTTGCACGAACTCGTCCGCACACTCGAGAGCGAGGGTGTCATTAAGACGGCTGGAGACCGCGAACGCAGGACTGTTCGTCGTATCAGcgcttga
- a CDS encoding small G-protein Ras2, giving the protein MSGKMMIYKLVVLGDGGVGKTALTIQLCLNHFVETYDPTIEDSYRKQTVIDDQPCMLEVLDTAGQEEYTALRDQWIREGEGFLLVYSISARATFERVERFRSQISRVKDQEPHTVPIMLVGNKCDKVNEREVSREEGQALAHRLGCKFIESSAKTCVNVERAYYTVVRMIREQREGTVTHKKEKKKSKCNIL; this is encoded by the coding sequence ATGAGTGGCAAAATGATGATCTACAAGCTTGTGGTGCTGGGAGATGGAGGTGTAGGAAAGACGGCGTTGACCATCCAGCTCTGTCTCAACCACTTTGTCGAGACGTACGACCCGACCATCGAAGACTCGTATCGCAAACAGACCGTGATCGACGACCAACCATGCATGCTCGAAGTACTTGACACGGCTGGTCAGGAGGAGTACACTGCGCTTAGAGACCAATGGATCCGCGAAGGAGAAGGTTTTCTGCTCGTCTattcgatctcggcgaggGCGACGTTTGAACGTGTAGAGCGATTCCGCAGCCAAATCTCGCGCGTCAAGGACCAAGAGCCACATACAGTGCCCATCATGCTGGTTGGGAATAAATGCGACAAGGTGAATGAGAGGGAGGTATCAAGAGAGGAGGGGCAAGCGCTTGCGCATCGACTAGGCTGCAAGTTTATCGAATCGAGCGCAAAGACGTGTGTCAACGTCGAACGTGCTTACTACACCGTGGTTCGCATGATCCGCGAACAGCGCGAAGGTACGGTAACGCACAAaaaggagaagaagaagtCAAAATGCAATATCCTTTGA
- a CDS encoding uncharacterized protein (related to GAS1 - glycophospholipid-anchored surface glycoprotein), which translates to MARAVSLQRRPVGLLLALLASIALLAQPSAAIASVTRRGKYLYQGNDRFYIKGVAYQEAAPIAESTAANDDNGGFPEPDSFTDPLALPDACTRDVANFRDLGINTVRVYSVNSSLNHDACMSSFSNAGIYVILDLALPLNGSINRAQPSWDVGLLDLYASTIDVFSRYDNLLAVNIANEVVTQPSNANAAPFIKAAVRDIKAYLRSKNSNVLVSYSSTDGPSGVNQWRDMLAYYLTCGSADTSVDLYGLNSYSWCGNSSYTASGYNTLTSDFSSLPVPAYLAEFGCVENVGTNNRPWTEVAALFSAPMTDTFSGGVAFSYFPQDTGPDYGLVSVSGNTVNTRSDWQALKREFANTSAPTSAPSGSSSSPAYAACRGNTNNFPASTVLPPTPNAQLCNCVESNAFSCALNPATFNSPSIIGTLTGQACTYLSEQGGSCAAILADGESGTYGDYSFCTSAQRLEWAMSQYNVVTNFNADSCSFSGNASVKVPPQPMASAINDAFSTCLAQNPVGVSTPTPHAGPATVNSTVSASTAAPSQTGSGSGSGSGSGGGNSNSASASFQGGKGLATAMTLGGAVVAAWSML; encoded by the coding sequence ATGGCTCGAGCCGTCTCGCTTCAGCGCAGGCCAGTGGGTCTCCTCctcgctctgctcgccTCAATAGCTTTGCTCGCTCAACCTTCAGCTGCAATCGCATCGGTCACGCGTCGAGGAAAGTATCTCTACCAGGGCAACGACCGATTCTACATCAAAGGCGTCGCCTACCAGGAGGCTGCCCCCATAGCAGAGtccaccgctgccaacgaTGACAATGGTGGCTTTCCAGAGCCCGACAGCTTCACTGATCCTCTCGCGCTTCCAGACGCGTGCACACGCGACGTTGCCAACTTCCGTGATCTCGGCATCAACACCGTCCGTGTCTATTCGGTCAACTCGAGCCTCAATCACGATGCGTGCATGTCATCATTCAGCAATGCTGGCATCTATGTGATCCTCGACCTCGCGCTCCCACTCAACGGCTCCATCAACCGCGCACAGCCCAGCTGGGATGTTGGTCTGCTTGACCTCTACGCATCAACCATTGACGTCTTTTCCAGGTACGACAACCTCCTCGCGGTCAACATCGCAAACGAGGTCGTCACGCAACCGTCGAATGCCAATGCTGCTCCCTTCATCAAGGCGGCGGTGCGTGACATCAAGGCCTACCTCCGCTCTAAAAACTCCAACGTGCTTGTATCCTACTCTTCCACCGACGGTCCTTCCGGAGTTAACCAGTGGCGAGACATGCTCGCCTACTACCTTACGTGTGGTAGTGCAGACACCAGTGTCGACTTGTACGGTCTCAACTCCTACTCGTGGTGCGGCAACAGCTCATACACGGCATCCGGCTACAACACGCTTACTAGCGACTTTAGCTCGCTGCCAGTGCCAGCCTATCTCGCCGAGTTTGGCTGTGTCGAGAATGTCGGCACCAACAACCGTCCCTGGACCGAAGTCGCAGCGCTTTTCTCCGCCCCCATGACCGACACTTTCAGCGGTGGTGTCGCCTTCTCATACTTTCCTCAGGACACTGGCCCCGATTACGGACTTGTCAGTGTCTCGGGCAACACGGTGAACACGCGATCCGACTGGCAGGCGCTCAAGAGGGAGTTTGCCAACACTTCGGCCCCGACCAGTGCTCCATCGGGTTCGTCTAGCTCGCCAGCCTACGCAGCATGCCGGGGCAACACCAACAACTTCCCCGCATCCACCGTTCTTCCTCCAACACCCAATGCACAGCTGTGCAACTGCGTCGAATCCAACGCCTTCAGCTGCGCGCTCAACCCAGCCACATTCAACTCGCCCAGCATCATCGGTACCTTGACAGGTCAGGCCTGTACCTACTTGTCCGAACAAGGCGGTTCCTGTGCAGCCATCTTGGCCGACGGCGAGTCGGGTACCTATGGCGACTACTCCTTCTGCACTTCCGCACAGCGACTCGAGTGGGCCATGTCTCAGTACAACGTTGTGACCAACTTTAACGCCGACTCGTGCAGCTTTTCCGGAAATGCAAGTGTCAAGGTTCCCCCACAACCCATGGCTTCAGCCATCAACGATGCCTTTTCAACCTGTTTGGCGCAGAACCCGGTGGGTGTGTCGACGCCAACACCCCACGCGGGGCCGGCGACGGTCAACAGCACGGTTAGCGCTTCCACTGCTGCGCCCTCGCAGACCGGTTCCGGTTCCGGCTCCGGTTCCGGCTCCGGTGGCGGTAATTCCAATTCTGCCTCGGCCAGCTTCCAGGGTGGCAAGGGGTTGGCTACGGCCATGACGCTCGGTGGGgctgtcgttgctgcttggtcgatGCTTTGA
- a CDS encoding putative 1,3-beta-glucan synthase — protein sequence MSSHHGAGGPPHQQPPTNPFAGAAFHEDQGSEASYFPNERRDTYASERSDGELIPGHGYDADSYEGANYKESYAYSTESAQRGYAQGPGSQFGQASYAPSGISSPYPDAGAGGGYRQREPYPAWTAEHNIPLSKEEIEDIFIDLANKFGFQRDNMRNMYDHLMIMLDSRSSRMTPQQALMTIHADYIGGEHANYRKWYFAAQLDLDDAIGKVQNPGLARAASMANRGRNAGSAAAKLQSASAKSLQTASARWRDAMLKMGDYDRTRQVALYLLCWGEGGQVRFVPECLCFIFKCADDYYRSPECQNRMEPVPEGLYLRAVVKPLYRFLRDQVFEVVDGKFVKKEKDHDKIIGYDDVNQLFWYPEGIGRIILNDKTRLVDVPPSQRFMKFDKIDWARVFFKTYKEKRSFFHLLVNFNRIWILHISVFFYYTAYNAPKVYARSRNPTTAESLSAAGLGGAISSFIMIAATMAEFSYIPTTWNNTSHLMRRMIFLAICLALTIAPAVYIFGFNNKGNVANIVAIVHLAVAGCITALFSVVPSGRMFGDRVAGKARKYLANQTFTASYAPLVKSHRAVSILLWVLVFGCKLTESYFFLTLSFRDPLAVMITMKVQGCSDKYFGSALCANQPAFALTFMTIMDLCLFFLDTFLWYVIWNTVFSIGWSFHMGLSIWTPWSDIFQRLPKRIYAKLLATADMEIKYKPKVLVSQVWNAVIISMYREHLLSIDHVQKLLYHQVPAGENGKRTLRAPTFFISQTDKGIKPEFFPKGSEAERRISFFAQSLTTALPEPLPIDAMPTFTVLVPHYSEKILLSLREIIREEDQNTRVTLLEYLKQLHPVEWDNFVKDTKILAEESQGFGGNSPFGGDSDEKSGTKNSAKADDLPFYCIGFKSAAPEYTLRTRIWSSLRAQTLYRTVSGFMNYSKAIKLLYRVENPEVVQLFGGNTEKLERELERMSRRKFKFVISMQRYSKFNKEEQENAEFLLRAYPDLQIAYLDEEAPRKEGGESRWFSALVDGHSEILPNGKRRPKFRVELPGNPILGDGKSDNQNHAIIFNRGEYVQLIDANQDNYLEECLKVRSVLGEFESFNVSNQNPYGSGHQEFAKAPVAILGAREYIFSENIGILGDVAAGKEQTFGTMAGRGLAQIGGKLHYGHPDFLNTIFMTTRGGVSKAQKGLHLNEDIYAGMTAFGRGGRIKHVEYYQCGKGRDLGFGTILNFTTKLGNGMGEQMLSREYYYLGTQLPADRFLTFYYGHPGFHINNILVILSVQLFMFTMVFIGTLNSQLRVCATTNSEYIVGTGGCYYLNPVFLWIKRTIISIFLVFMIAFLPLFLQELSERGAISAFIRLAKHFMSLSPIFEVFSTMIYSHSIISNLTFGGARYIATGRGFATTRQSFALLYSRFAGPSIYSGMRLLLLLLYITLTLWIPHLIYFWISILALCVAPFLFNPHQFSASDFIIDYREFLRWMSRGNSRSHANSWIGYCRLSRTKVTGYKKKRLGHPSEKLAGDVPRAGWRTILFAEVIFPICLAVIFVVAYAFVKSFHQTGDPPQGAIVRIAIIALGPIVWNAAILLVLFLISMFLGPALNNCCAKFGSIMASIAHVLAVVGVIVAFEFLWFLELWNASHAVLGVIAVIAIQRAIFKILIALVLSRELKHDETNRAWWTGRWYGRGLGGHAFSQPAREFVVKIIEMSLFSADFLTAHILLFGLSLPCLIPYFDKLHSTALFWLRPSKQIHAPIFSLRQRKQRRSIVWRYLILFIFAYAIFLALIILPAVFSSTIKLNCSFCKSL from the coding sequence ATGTCGTCCCATCACGGCGCTGGCGGTCCTCCgcaccagcagccaccGACCAATCCGTTCGCCGGTGCTGCTTTCCACGAGGATCAAGGCAGCGAAGCCAGCTACTTTCCCAACGAACGCAGAGACACGTATGCTTCGGAACGTTCCGACGGTGAGCTTATCCCCGGTCACGGCTACGACGCTGACTCTTACGAGGGCGCCAACTACAAGGAAAGCTATGCCTATTCTACCGAATCCGCCCAGCGTGGTTACGCTCAGGGCCCCGGTAGCCAGTTTGGTCAGGCGTCTTACGCTCCCTCGGGCATATCGAGCCCTTACCCTGACGCAGGCGCCGGTGGTGGATACCGTCAGCGCGAGCCCTATCCCGCATGGACCGCCGAGCACAATATCCCGCTCTCCAAAGAGGAGATTGAAGATATTTTCATCGATCTGGCCAACAAGTTTGGCTTCCAGCGCGACAACATGCGCAACATGTATGACCACCTCATGATCATGCTCGACTCGCGTTCCAGTCGCATGACCCCACAGCAGGCGCTCATGACCATCCACGCAGACTACATTGGCGGCGAGCATGCAAACTACCGCAAGTGGTactttgctgctcagctcgacctcgacgacgccATCGGCAAGGTGCAGAACCCCGGCCTTGCCCGTGCCGCAAGCATGGCCAACCGTGGCCGCAATGCCGgcagcgccgccgccaaATTGCAGTCGGCCAGCGCAAAGTCACTCCAGACCGCCTCGGCCCGCTGGCGAGACGCCATGCTCAAGATGGGCGACTACGACCGCACCCGTCAGGTCGCGCTCTACCTGCTCTGCTGGGGTGAAGGTGGCCAGGTTCGATTCGTGCCCGAGTGTCTCTGCTTTATCTTCAAGTGTGCCGACGATTACTACCGCTCGCCCGAGTGCCAGAACCGCATGGAGCCCGTGCCCGAAGGCCTCTACCTTCGTGCCGTCGTCAAGCCTCTCTACCGCTTCCTGCGCGACCAGGTCTTCGaggtcgtcgatggcaagtttgtcaagaaggaaaaggaCCACGACAAGATCATTGGCTACGACGACGTCAATCAGCTCTTCTGGTACCCCGAGGGCATCGGCAGGATTATCCTCAACGACAAGACGCGCCTCGTTGACGTGCCTCCAAGCCAGCGCTTCATGAAGTttgacaagatcgactGGGCCCGTGTCTTTTTCAAGACCTACAAGGAGAAGCGTTCCTTCTTCCACCTTCTCGTCAACTTCAACCGTATCTGGATTCTTCACATCTCGGTCTTCTTCTATTACACGGCTTACAACGCTCCCAAGGTCTACGCCCGCTCACGTAATCCCACCACCGCAGAGTCGCTCTCGGCCGCCGGTCTCGGTGGTGCCATCTCGTCCTTCATCATGATTGCCGCCACCATGGCCGAGTTCTCGTACATTCCTACCACTTGGAACAACACGAGCCATCTCATGCGCCGCATGatcttcctcgccatctgtctcgctctcacCATCGCTCCTGCCGTCTACATTTTTGGCTTCAACAACAAGGGCAACGTTGCCAACATTGTCGCCATCGTTCACCTCGCCGTCGCCGGATGCATCACTGCCCTTTTCTCGGTTGTTCCCTCGGGCCGCATGTTTGGCGATCGTGTTGCAGGCAAGGCGCGCAAGTACCTGGCCAATCAGACCTTTACGGCTTCGTACGCCCCTCTGGTCAAGAGCCACCGTGCCGTCTCGATCCTCCTCTGGGTGCTCGTATTTGGATGCAAGCTCACCGAGTCATACTTTTTCCTGACTCTCTCGTTCCGCGATCCTCTCGCCGTCATGATCACCATGAAGGTGCAGGGATGCAGCGACAAGTACTTTGGTAGCGCGCTTTGTGCCAACCAGCCCGCCTTTGCCTTGACCTTTATGACTATCATGGATCTCTGCCTTTTCTTCCTCGACACGTTCCTGTGGTACGTCATCTGGAACACGGTCTTCTCCATCGGCTGGTCCTTCCACATGGGTCTGTCCATCTGGACGCCCTGGTCTGACATCTTCCAGCGATTGCCCAAGCGCATCTACGCCAAGCTGCTAGCCACCGCCGATATGGAGATCAAGTACAAACCCAAGGTGCTTGTCTCGCAGGTCTGGAACGCCGTCATCATCTCCATGTACCGTGAGCACTTGCTCTCGATTGACCACGTCCAGAAGCTGCTATACCACCAGGTGCCCGCCGGCGAAAACGGAAAGCGCACTCTTCGTGCCCCCACCTTCTTCATCAGCCAGACCGACAAGGGCATCAAGCCCGAATTCTTCCCCAAGGGCTCCGAGGCTGAACGTCGAATCAGCTTCTTTGCCCAGTCGCTCACCACTGCCCTCCCCGAGCCGCTGCCCATCGACGCCATGCCCACCTTTACCGTGCTAGTGCCCCACTACTCCGAGAAGATCCTGCTCTCGCTCCGTGAAATTATTCGCGAGGAGGACCAGAACACGCGTGTCACGCTGCTCGAATACCTCAAACAGCTTCACCCTGTGGAATGGGACAACTTTGTCAAAGACACCAAGATCCTGGCCGAAGAGTCGCAAGGCTTTGGCGGCAACTCGCCCTTTGGCGGTGATAGCGACGAGAAATCTGGCACCAAAAACTCGGCCAAGGCGGACGATCTGCCCTTCTACTGCATCGGTTTCAAGTCGGCTGCGCCCGAGTACACGCTACGAACGCGTATCTGGTCGTCGCTGCGTGCTCAGACGCTCTACCGTACCGTGTCCGGATTCATGAACTATTCCAAGGCCATCAAGCTGCTCTACCGTGTCGAGAACCCCGAGGTGGTTCAACTGTTTGGCGGCAACACCGAGAAGCTTGAGCGTGAGCTTGAACGCATGTCGCGCCGCAAGTTCAAGTTTGTCATCTCCATGCAGCGATACTCAAAGTTTAACAAGGAAGAACAGGAGAATGCCGAGTTCTTGCTCCGTGCTTACCCCGACTTGCAGATTGCCTatctcgacgaggaggctCCCCGCAAGGAAGGTGGCGAGTCACGCTGGTTCTCTGCTCTTGTCGACGGTCACTCGGAGATTCTGCCCAACGGCAAGCGTCGCCCCAAGTTCCGCGTTGAGCTGCCCGGTAACCCTATTCTCGGAGATGGCAAGTCGGACAACCAGAACCACGCCATCATCTTCAACCGCGGCGAGTACGTACAGCTTATCGATGCCAACCAGGACAACTATCTCGAGGAGTGTCTCAAGGTGCGCAGCGTGCTTGGCGAGTTTGAGTCCTTCAACGTCTCGAACCAGAACCCGTACGGATCCGGTCATCAGGAGTTTGCCAAGGCACCCGTCGCCATTCTCGGTGCACGAGAGTACATTTTCTCTGAGAACATTGGCATCCTCGGTGACGTTGCTGCCGGTAAGGAACAGACGTTCGGTACCATGGCCGGTCGTGGTCTTGCACAGATTGGCGGTAAGCTGCACTACGGTCACCCCGATTTCCTCAACACCATCTTCATGACCACTCGCGGCGGTGTGTCCAAGGCGCAAAAGGGTCTCCACTTGAACGAAGATATCTATGCCGGTATGACCGCTTttggtcgaggtggccGCATCAAGCACGTCGAGTACTACCAGTGCGGTAAGGGCCGTGATCTCGGTTTCGGAACCATCTTGAACTTCACCACCAAGCTTGGAAACGGAATGGGCGAGCAAATGCTGTCGCGAGAGTACTACTACCTCGGCACGCAGCTACCCGCCGATCGTTTCCTCACGTTCTACTACGGTCACCCCGGTTTCCACATCAACAACAttctcgtcatcctctcgGTGCAGCTCTTCATGTTCACCATGGTGTTCATCGGCACGCTCAACTCGCAGTTGCGCGTATGCGCTACCACCAACAGCGAGTACATCGTGGGTACCGGCGGTTGCTACTATCTTAACCCGGTCTTCCTCTGGATCAAGCGTaccatcatcagcatcttcctcgtctttATGATTGCCTTCTTGCCGCTCTTCTTGCAGGAGCTCTCGGAGCGTGGCGCCATCTCGGCCTTTATCCGTTTGGCGAAGCACTTTATGAGTCTCAGTCCGATCTTCGAGGTGTTCTCGACCATGATTTACTCGCACTCGATCATCAGCAATTTGACCTTTGGCGGTGCGCGTTACATTGCCACCGGAAGAGGTTTCGCCACTACGCGTCAAAGCTTTGCACTGCTCTACAGCCGATTCGCTGGACCGTCGATCTACTCTGGGAtgcgtctgctgctgttgctgctttACATCACGCTCACGCTCTGGATCCCACACCTGATCTACTTCTggatctcgatcttggcacTCTGCGTCGCTCCCTTCCTCTTCAACCCTCATCAGTTCTCTGCTTCTGACTTTATCATCGACTATCGCGAGTTCCTTCGCTGGATGTCGCGTGGTAACAGCCGCAGTCACGCCAACTCGTGGATCGGCTACTGCCGTCTAAGCCGAACCAAGGTGACTGGTtacaagaagaagcgtcTTGGACACCCCAGCGAAAAGTTGGCCGGCGACGTTCCTCGTGCTGGCTGGAGGACCATCCTGTTTGCCGAGGTCATCTTCCCCATCTGCCTTGCCGTCATCTTTGTGGTCGCCTATGCTTTCGTCAAGAGTTTCCATCAGACCGGAGACCCGCCTCAGGGTGCTATTGTGCGTATCGCCATTATCGCGCTGGGTCCCATTGTATGGAACGCCGCCATCTTGTTGGTGCTCTTCTTGATCAGCATGTTCCTTGGCCCTGCGCTCAACAACTGCTGTGCCAAATTCGGATCAATCATGGCTTCGATCGCCCACGTGCTCGCCGTTGTAGGTGTCATTGTTGCCTTTGAGTTCCTGTGGTTCCTCGAGCTGTGGAATGCCTCGCACGCGGTGCTGGGTGTCATCGCGGTGATCGCTATCCAGCGAGCCATTTTCAAGATCTTGATCGCCTTGGTTCTCTCGCGAGAGCTCAAGCACGACGAGACAAACCGCGCTTGGTGGACGGGTCGATGGTATGGCCGTGGTCTTGGCGGGCATGCGTTCAGCCAGCCGGCGCGAGAATTTGTGGTCAAGATCATCGAGATGTCGCTCTTTTCGGCCGATTTCTTGACAGCGCACATTCTGTTGTTTGGTCTGTCGCTGCCATGCCTCATTCCGTACTTTGACAAGCTGCACTCGACGGCGCTCTTCTGGCTGCGACCATCGAAGCAGATTCATGCGCCCATCTTCTCGCTTCGtcagcgcaagcagcgaaGGTCGATCGTATGGCGATACTTGATCCTGTTCATTTTCGCCTACGCGATCTTTTTGGCATTGATCATCTTGCCGGCGGTcttctcgtcgacgatcaAGCTGAACTGTTCGTTCTGCAAGTCGCTCTAA